The genomic stretch TATTATCATCAAATTGGGATTGATATTGGGTAATCACTTGTTCTAGCTTTTCGAGATCTGTTACATATCGTTCATAATAGTTGTTGTAAAAATGAGCATTCAGTAAATTGTTCATCCCTTTCAGATATAGTCCCATATCGGTTTCCAGCAATGCGGGATGTTGATGGAAGATGTCCACCCATTTTTGTGCATACCTGAAATAGTGAATAAAATCCTGCAGGGTATAATAATACCAGCTGCAAGCCTGATAATAATACAATTGTTCATACAGGCTGAGCCGGGATGGATCAATATGGCGGATAGCTGCCTGAAAAAAATCGCTCAGTGTACGGGCATCATGTTCATTGCGGGCGTGGCCAATGCGCAGATAAAGACCATAAATCTGCAAAGCCAGGTTTGACAGGTAACTGAGATTGGCTATCTGTCGGCTCAGCTGGTTGGACTCATCCCGCAGACGTGCAGCCCGATGTTCGATATCATGCATGATATGCCTGGATTCAATGACTTTTTCAAATTCAAGTACTTCCTGCCAGAGCAGCAATTCATGGCGTTTGCGGGCCTGCTCTTTTACCTTGTTCAGCATTTTCAGGCTTTGCTGATACAATCCTTTGTCAAACAGTACCCTGGCAAAATCGTATTGCTCGCGCAATTCCAGCAGAGGATCCTTTTGTTTGTACAGCAGGCGCAGGCTGGTAAGCAGATGTTTATACACATGTGCCTTCAAATTGGATAATTGCGATTTGCGAATAGCCGGAATCTTCTGCAAAATCACCCGTTCATCGTAGCGTTGCATTTTATCCAGCACATCGAACAATTTCACAAACAACAGATCTTCCTTTGTTTTCCGGCTTTTGAGATAAAGCTGAAAATAGCGTTTCTCAGCCTTGGTAAGGGTTTTGATGAGCTGGAACAGGGCGTCGTTTACCTGGTTGGGCATCGGAGAGAATGTTTTATATCTTATTGATAATCAGTTATTTAGTTTTTCACTACAAAATGTAAATATCGTAATTTCGCACAAATCAAATTCCGGCATGCACGGCGGGCATTGTAGGTTTGAAGTTGCAGGAGAAAAATTGTTTTTGTTTCAGGTAAATGGCACGAGGTTATGGGACTGACCTTATTCGATAAAATCTGGGATGCACATGTGGTACAGCGCAAGGAGGGGCATCCGGATGTATTGTACATTGACACACATTTTATTCATGAAGTAACCAGTCCGCAGGCTTTTGACGGGTTGCGGCGCAGAGGCATCCGTGTGCGCAGGCCTGATCGCACATGGGCTACAGCCGATCATAATGTACCCACGCTGAATCAGCATTTGCCTATTCGCGAAGAGCTTTCGCGCAGGCAGGTGGAGATGCTGACGCGCAATTGTGAAGAATTTGGCATTGAATTGTACGGCCTGGGACATCCTTTTCAGGGCATTGTGCATGTGATCGGGCCGGAGCTGGGCATCACGCAACCGGGCATGACCATTGTGTGCGGCGACAGCCATACATCTACCCATGGAGCTTTTGGTACCATTGCTTTTGGTATCGGCACTTCCGAAGTGGAGCAGGTGCTAGCTACCCAATGCATTTTGCAGTACAAGCCACGTAAGATGCGCATTATCATTGATGGTCAGCTGAAAAAAGGAGTGGTTTCCAAAGACATTATTCTCTATATCATTTCCCGGATTTCGGCTTCAGGCGCAACGGGTTATTTTGTGGAATATGCCGGCTCGGCTATCCGGAGCCTGAGCATGGAAGCGCGCATGACCATTTGCAACATGAGCATTGAAATGGGAGCCCGTGGCGGCATGATAGCTCCTGACGAAACTACCTTTGCCTACATGACCGGCAGGCGTTTCGCGCCTAAGGGTGCCGACTGGGACAAGGCACTGGCTTACTGGAAAACCCTGTATTCCGATCCGGATGCCGTGTTTGACAAGGAATTGCATTTTGATGCAGCCGATATTGAACCTATGATTACCTACGGCACCAACCCGGGCATGGGTATCAAGGTTACGGAAACAATACCTTCCCCCAGCCAGGTTGCCGAAAAGGAACGGACGTCTTTTGAACGGGCATTGCATTATATGGGTCTGGAACCCGGAACCCGCCTGCTCAATAAGCCGGTGGATTATGTTTTCATTGGCAGTTGTACCAATTCAAGGATTGAGGATCTGCGCATGGTAGCCAATTTTGTGAAAGGCAAAAAGAAGGCTCCCAATGTGGAAGTATGGGTTGTGCCCGGATCAAAGCAGGTGGAGGCCCAGGCGCGGAAGGAAGGAATTGATCGCATCTTTGAAGAAGCCGGCTTTCAGTTGCGGGGTCCGGGATGCTCCGCTTGTCTGGGAATGAATGAAGATAAAATTCCACCCGGAAAATATTGCGTGTCCACATCCAACCGGAATTTTGAAGGCCGACAAGGGCCGCAAGCACGTACTTTTCTCGCCAGCCCGCTCACAGCAGCAGCAGCTGCCATTACCGGTAAAATCGTGGATGTACGCGAATTTCTGTAATCCAAAAATCTATCGCCCATGAGCAAACGTACCATTCAACATATTGTTTCCACAGCTGTTCCATTACCTATTGAAAATATTGATACCGATCAGATAATTCCGGCTCGTTTTCTGAAAGCCACCACCCGCGAAGGTTTTGGCAAGAACCTGTTTCGCGACTGGCGGTATGAAAACGATGATGAATCCCGACCGAAAAAAGATTTTGTGCTGAACAATCCTGTTTACGGAGGCTGCATTCTGGTAGCAGGTAAAAATTTTGGTTGTGGTTCTTCGCGTGAGCATGCTGCCTGGGCATTGGCGGATTATGGCTTTCAGGTGGTGGTCAGCAGCTTTTTTGCTGATATTTTCAAAAACAATGCATTGAATAATTTCCTGCTTCCGGTGCAGGTTTCCGATGTTTTTTTGCAGAAGTTGTTTCAGGCTATTCATCAGAATCCCAAAACAGAAATTGAGGTTGATCTGCCCGGCCAGTACATTCGGATATTGGCCACCGGCGAGGAAGAACATTTTGATATCAATCCATATAAAAAAGAATGTTTACTCAACGGCTATGACGATATTGATTATTTGCTAAGCCTGGATGAGGCTATTCGGGACTATGAGCATAGCCGTGAGCAGATTTAAATATTACAGGTTCGATACATGATATGAGTCAGATAATGGCAAAACGGGAAAAGATAAGCAAAAGAATTCTGGTTATTGGCGGTGATGGCATAGGTCCGGAGGTTACGCGATGGGGCAAACGGGTATTGGAAACTGTGGCTGAAAAATATGGACATGCATTTGTCTTTGATGAAGGTTTGATGGGACATGCCGCCATTGAAGCCACCGGCAATCCTTTGCCCGACGATACATTGGAGAAAGCGAAAAGAAGTGATGCCATTTTGTTTGGTGCGATTGGTCATCCAAAATATGATCAGGATCCGCATCTGAAGGTAAGGCCTGAACAAGGACTGCTGCGCATCCGCAAGGAACTGGGTTTGTATGCCAATCTACGTCCCATTAAGCTCTTTGATGAACTGCTGGCTGCTTCGAGCATCAAGCCTGAAGTGTTGAAAGGCGCAGATATTTTGTTTTTCCGAGAGCTGACGGGTGATGTGTATTTTGGTGAAAAGAAAAAAGCCGATGATGGCAGTTGGGCATCCGATCTGATGATTTATCATGCGTATGAAGTAGAGCGCATTGCGCGCAAGGCTTTTGAAGCTGCCAGGCTTCGCAGAAAAAAGCTGTGTTCGGTAGATAAGGCCAATGTGCTGGAATCGTCGCGCCTGTGGCGCGCGGTTGTACAACAGGTTGCTGCCGATTATCCGGACGTGCAATGCACCCACATGTTTGTGGACAATGCAGCCATGCAACTCATCCGTGATCCGCTCCAGTTTGATGTGATTCTCACAGCTAATCTATTTGGAGATATCCTCACAGACGAAGCTTCTCAGATTGCCGGATCTATGGGCATGCTGGCTTCTGCATCGGTAGGCGATGGCACGGGTTTGTATGAACCTATTCATGGCTCTGCTCCCGATATTGCCGGCAAAGGCCTGGCCAATCCATTGGCGTCCATTCTTTCAGCTGCGCTGATGCTGCAGATAGGCTTTCAGATGCAGGAAGAAGCCGATGCTGTGCTGAGAGCCGTGGAACAGGTATTGAAAAAAGGCTACAGAACAGTAGATATTGCAGATAAACATACAGAAAACAGCATGATTGTGGGTACCGATGGTATGGGCCAACAGGTTATTCAACAGCTTGCTAATTCCTGATGATGGTGTTTCTGACAAAAGATTAGTACCATGAATGAACAAAACCGAGTGTACGTATTCGATACCACCCTGCGCGATGGTGAACAGGTGCCGGGTTGCCAGCTCACCACACCAGAAAAAATTGAAATTGCCAAGGAACTGGAAGCCCTGGGCGTGGATGTGATTGAAGCTGGTTTTCCCATTTCGAGCCCCGGCGATTTTCAGAGTGTGGTAGAAATTTCCAAGGTTGTACATGAGCCTGTGATTTGCGCATTGACGCGGGCCAACACCAAGGATATTGATGCAGCGGCTGAGGCCCTGCGTTTTGCAAAACGAGCCCGAATTCATACCGGTATCGGAGCTTCAGATATTCATATCCGGTATAAATTCAACAGCACCCGCGAAGAAATCCTGCAACGGGCTGTGGATGCAGTGAAATATGCGCGACGTTTTGTGGATGATGTGGAGTTTTATGCCGAAGATGCCGGCCGTGCCGATGTAGAATACCTGGCCCGCATGATTGAAGCCGTCATTGCCGCCGGTGCAACGGTGGTCAATATTCCAGATACCAACGGATATTGCCTGCCCGAGCAGTATGCAGCTAAAATCCGTTATCTGAAAGAACATGTGCCCAATATTGACCGGGCTATTATTTCCGTGCATTGCCATGATGATCTAGGACTAGCCACAGCCAATTCCATTGCCGGCCTGCAGGCGGGTGCCCGTCAGGTGGAATGCACCATCAACGGGGTAGGAGAGCGTGCAGGTAACACTTCCATGGAGGAAGTAGTGATGATTCTGAAAACCCATCAGCAAACCCTCGGATTATATACCCAGATCCAGACAAAGAATTTTTACAACATCAGCAACATGGTGTCGCGCATGATGCGCATGCCTGTACAGCCCAACAAAGCTATTGTAGGACGAAATGCCTTTGCCCATAGCTCCGGCATACATCAGGATGGCGTGTTGAAGCATCGCGAAAATTATGAGATCATCAATCCGGAGGATGTAGGGATTCCTTCCAATGCAATTATTCTCACCGCCCGGAGCGGTCGCCATGCATTGAAACATCGGTTGGAACGGCTGGGATACCAGATTGATAAGCTGAATCTCGATGAAATATATCAACGGTTTCTGGAACTGGCCGACAGGAAAAAGGAAGTGGACGATCAGGATCTGCAATGGCTGATGGGACATCATGTGGATGCACATTTTCAGGACAATGCCCTGCATATAGAGCTGCTGCAGGTGATGTGCGGCGAACCCCTGCAGCCGATGGCTACCGTGAAATTGCGGGTAAAAGGGGAAGAAAAATCAGCCACAGCCACAGGCAATGGCCCTGTGGATGCGGCAGTAAAAGCCATCGAACAAATTATTCAGGATCATGTAAATATCGAAGAGCTCAGCATTCAGGCTATCCACGGCGGCAGCGAAGATGTGAGCAAGGTGAACATGACTGTAAGCTATCACGGTAAAACCTGTTATGGATATGGCTATTCCACAGATATTGTCGCGGCTACCGTTCGGGCCTATGTGGATGCCCTGAATAAGATTCTGTAATGATTTAGGTACGAAGGGACTGTTGCATATCTGATTTTCTTTTGGCTGATTCTGGTTTGATTGTAACCAACAGAGTCTCATCTGTTTGCGGACCCGATACTTTTTTACCCTGATTCATCCGAATTCCGATATGCCCTGCCGGGGATAAATCTGCCTGATTATTCCGGCAAGTGTGTATACATAAGCAAACAATTCAGTTAAAAAAGTCATACCAAAGAACAAGCCCATATTTGCCGGAAAAAACACAATTTGCCGGGCAAATAAAACTTCCGTGTCGGTGCCTGTTCGTTTTTATGTTCAATATTTCCTGCATCTGTTACGTGCTCGTTCGCGCTATCACGTACATTCTCCATGGGTGTATGAACTCATTGAGCAGGCGTTGCGTCATCCGACCTTTGATCCGTCGTGTATTCCCATAGAACAACTCCGCAGGCAACTCCTGCGTGATCGTCGCAC from Thermoflavifilum aggregans encodes the following:
- the leuC gene encoding 3-isopropylmalate dehydratase large subunit — encoded protein: MGLTLFDKIWDAHVVQRKEGHPDVLYIDTHFIHEVTSPQAFDGLRRRGIRVRRPDRTWATADHNVPTLNQHLPIREELSRRQVEMLTRNCEEFGIELYGLGHPFQGIVHVIGPELGITQPGMTIVCGDSHTSTHGAFGTIAFGIGTSEVEQVLATQCILQYKPRKMRIIIDGQLKKGVVSKDIILYIISRISASGATGYFVEYAGSAIRSLSMEARMTICNMSIEMGARGGMIAPDETTFAYMTGRRFAPKGADWDKALAYWKTLYSDPDAVFDKELHFDAADIEPMITYGTNPGMGIKVTETIPSPSQVAEKERTSFERALHYMGLEPGTRLLNKPVDYVFIGSCTNSRIEDLRMVANFVKGKKKAPNVEVWVVPGSKQVEAQARKEGIDRIFEEAGFQLRGPGCSACLGMNEDKIPPGKYCVSTSNRNFEGRQGPQARTFLASPLTAAAAAITGKIVDVREFL
- the leuD gene encoding 3-isopropylmalate dehydratase small subunit — encoded protein: MSKRTIQHIVSTAVPLPIENIDTDQIIPARFLKATTREGFGKNLFRDWRYENDDESRPKKDFVLNNPVYGGCILVAGKNFGCGSSREHAAWALADYGFQVVVSSFFADIFKNNALNNFLLPVQVSDVFLQKLFQAIHQNPKTEIEVDLPGQYIRILATGEEEHFDINPYKKECLLNGYDDIDYLLSLDEAIRDYEHSREQI
- the leuB gene encoding 3-isopropylmalate dehydrogenase; this translates as MSQIMAKREKISKRILVIGGDGIGPEVTRWGKRVLETVAEKYGHAFVFDEGLMGHAAIEATGNPLPDDTLEKAKRSDAILFGAIGHPKYDQDPHLKVRPEQGLLRIRKELGLYANLRPIKLFDELLAASSIKPEVLKGADILFFRELTGDVYFGEKKKADDGSWASDLMIYHAYEVERIARKAFEAARLRRKKLCSVDKANVLESSRLWRAVVQQVAADYPDVQCTHMFVDNAAMQLIRDPLQFDVILTANLFGDILTDEASQIAGSMGMLASASVGDGTGLYEPIHGSAPDIAGKGLANPLASILSAALMLQIGFQMQEEADAVLRAVEQVLKKGYRTVDIADKHTENSMIVGTDGMGQQVIQQLANS
- a CDS encoding 2-isopropylmalate synthase → MNEQNRVYVFDTTLRDGEQVPGCQLTTPEKIEIAKELEALGVDVIEAGFPISSPGDFQSVVEISKVVHEPVICALTRANTKDIDAAAEALRFAKRARIHTGIGASDIHIRYKFNSTREEILQRAVDAVKYARRFVDDVEFYAEDAGRADVEYLARMIEAVIAAGATVVNIPDTNGYCLPEQYAAKIRYLKEHVPNIDRAIISVHCHDDLGLATANSIAGLQAGARQVECTINGVGERAGNTSMEEVVMILKTHQQTLGLYTQIQTKNFYNISNMVSRMMRMPVQPNKAIVGRNAFAHSSGIHQDGVLKHRENYEIINPEDVGIPSNAIILTARSGRHALKHRLERLGYQIDKLNLDEIYQRFLELADRKKEVDDQDLQWLMGHHVDAHFQDNALHIELLQVMCGEPLQPMATVKLRVKGEEKSATATGNGPVDAAVKAIEQIIQDHVNIEELSIQAIHGGSEDVSKVNMTVSYHGKTCYGYGYSTDIVAATVRAYVDALNKIL